In the bacterium genome, one interval contains:
- the rpmE gene encoding 50S ribosomal protein L31 has translation MKENTHPKYIPSTVKCACGNTFETMSVTAEIKVAICSNCHPFFTGKQKLIDTAGRIEKFEKKYGVGAKA, from the coding sequence ATGAAGGAAAACACGCATCCGAAATACATTCCCTCGACCGTGAAGTGCGCTTGCGGGAACACCTTCGAGACGATGTCGGTCACCGCGGAGATCAAGGTGGCCATCTGCTCCAACTGCCACCCGTTCTTCACGGGCAAGCAGAAGCTGATCGACACCGCCGGGCGGATCGAGAAGTTCGAGAAGAAGTACGGCGTGGGAGCGAAGGCGTAG
- the thyX gene encoding FAD-dependent thymidylate synthase — protein sequence MNVSLLTCTPDPERVVALAARLCYSPASIGELREEISRRDARNLVRRVLSMGHASVLEHVVLTYGVEGISRAASHQLVRHRIASYSQQSQRYVAAKFGYVTPPTVAASPELVAGYARHMAACSRLYAKLMKAGVPPEDARFALPNATETKILVTMNARELHHFFSLRTCRRAQWEIRDMAKRMLSVARERAPLLFETAGPGCVRGRCPEGKMSCGKPAEVRREIAALGKGAGA from the coding sequence GTGAACGTCTCGCTGCTCACGTGCACCCCCGACCCCGAGCGCGTCGTGGCGCTCGCGGCGCGGCTGTGCTACTCTCCCGCGTCGATCGGCGAGCTCCGGGAGGAGATCTCAAGGCGGGACGCGAGGAATCTCGTCCGCCGGGTCCTTTCGATGGGGCACGCCTCCGTCCTCGAGCACGTGGTCCTCACGTACGGGGTGGAGGGGATCTCCCGCGCCGCCTCGCACCAGCTGGTCCGCCACCGCATTGCCTCGTATTCCCAGCAGAGCCAGCGCTACGTCGCCGCGAAGTTCGGGTATGTCACTCCCCCGACCGTCGCGGCCTCCCCCGAGCTGGTGGCCGGGTATGCGCGCCACATGGCGGCCTGTTCCCGGCTCTACGCGAAATTGATGAAGGCCGGCGTCCCGCCGGAGGACGCGCGCTTCGCCCTTCCCAACGCGACGGAGACGAAGATCCTGGTCACGATGAACGCGAGGGAACTGCACCATTTCTTCTCCCTGCGAACGTGCCGGCGGGCGCAGTGGGAGATCCGCGACATGGCGAAGCGGATGCTCTCGGTTGCGAGGGAACGGGCCCCGCTCCTGTTCGAGACGGCGGGTCCCGGCTGCGTCCGGGGCCGGTGCCCGGAAGGAAAGATGAGCTGCGGCAAGCCGGCGGAGGTCCGGCGGGAGATCGCGGCCCTCGGGAAGGGGGCCGGCGCCTGA
- a CDS encoding DUF1385 domain-containing protein: MPTEPAELVLGGQAVIEGVMMKGPLAYAVAVRKASGEIRVRDFPLVESAARKRIANIPLLRGVVTMAAMLAIGYRALQYSADEAMEDAEGASATAKDTGKGAKSGGLAMAGAMAMALLLGVALFFLLPLYATHLLAGLVPALRGSIAFNLADGAIRVLIFVLYIVGITRMKDIRRVFEYHGAEHKVINAYEAKADLTPETVRKYPRLHPRCGTSFLLFVMVISILVFSLIPRESSLLAKALLRLPLIPAIAGISYEVLRLSAKKTRSPWFRALVAPGLWLQLLTTREPDLPQIEVAVASFRRVSGAPGAEVSLVG; this comes from the coding sequence ATGCCCACGGAACCTGCGGAGCTCGTCCTCGGCGGCCAGGCGGTCATCGAGGGCGTGATGATGAAGGGGCCGCTGGCGTACGCGGTCGCGGTGCGGAAGGCCAGCGGGGAGATCCGGGTCCGTGACTTTCCCCTCGTGGAATCGGCGGCGAGGAAGCGGATCGCGAACATCCCCCTCCTGCGCGGGGTGGTGACGATGGCGGCGATGCTGGCGATCGGGTACCGCGCGCTGCAATACTCGGCGGACGAGGCGATGGAGGACGCGGAAGGCGCGTCGGCGACCGCGAAGGACACGGGGAAAGGCGCGAAGTCGGGGGGGCTGGCCATGGCCGGGGCCATGGCGATGGCGCTTCTCCTGGGGGTCGCTCTCTTTTTCCTGCTCCCTCTGTACGCGACCCATCTCCTGGCCGGCCTGGTCCCCGCCCTCCGGGGGTCGATCGCATTCAACCTCGCGGACGGGGCGATCCGGGTCCTGATCTTTGTGCTGTACATCGTCGGGATCACGCGGATGAAGGACATCCGGCGGGTCTTCGAATACCACGGCGCGGAGCACAAGGTGATCAACGCCTACGAGGCGAAGGCGGATCTCACGCCCGAGACGGTTCGGAAGTACCCGCGCCTTCACCCGCGGTGCGGCACCAGCTTCCTCCTGTTCGTCATGGTGATCAGCATCCTCGTCTTCTCCCTCATCCCGAGGGAGAGCTCCCTGCTGGCGAAGGCGCTGCTGCGGCTCCCGCTGATCCCCGCGATCGCGGGAATCTCCTACGAGGTGCTGCGGCTGTCGGCGAAAAAGACCCGGTCCCCCTGGTTCCGGGCGCTCGTGGCCCCGGGGCTGTGGCTGCAGCTGCTGACCACCCGGGAGCCGGACCTGCCCCAGATCGAGGTGGCGGTCGCGTCGTTCCGGCGCGTGTCCGGGGCGCCGGGGGCGGAGGTCTCCCTTGTGGGATAA
- the prfA gene encoding peptide chain release factor 1: MWDKLESVVARIPELERQLSDPSITGNPREMQRVGRELADLRPVAAAHARYRKIEQELADNRALQDGETDPAMKAMVREEIDRLTSEKDRLAEEIRTLLVPKDPNDEKNILIEIRAGAGGDEASAFAGELFRAYGMYADSRRWKVEILSRSETGLGGTKEVIAMIEGRGAYSRLKYESGVHRVQRVPATEAGGRIHTSTVTVAVMPEAEEVDVQIQPDDLRIDVFRSSGPGGQSVNTTDSAVRITHVPTGLVVQCQDEKSQLKNKSKALKILRSRLYDAEMAKRQSERADLRRSQVGTGDRSERIRTYNFPQSRVTDHRIGLTVHQLSSVLDGGFEPIIDALTSHAQVEALRKTG; this comes from the coding sequence TTGTGGGATAAGCTCGAATCGGTCGTGGCGCGGATTCCGGAGCTCGAGCGGCAGTTGTCCGACCCGTCGATCACGGGGAACCCGCGGGAGATGCAGCGGGTCGGGCGGGAGCTCGCCGACCTGCGCCCCGTGGCGGCGGCCCACGCGCGGTACCGGAAGATCGAGCAGGAGCTCGCCGACAACCGCGCCCTTCAGGACGGGGAAACCGATCCCGCGATGAAGGCGATGGTCCGCGAGGAGATCGATCGGCTCACCTCGGAGAAGGATCGCCTCGCGGAGGAGATCCGCACCCTGCTTGTCCCGAAGGACCCCAACGACGAAAAGAACATCCTCATCGAGATCCGCGCCGGCGCAGGGGGAGACGAGGCGTCCGCCTTCGCGGGGGAGCTCTTCCGCGCCTACGGGATGTACGCCGACTCCAGGCGCTGGAAGGTCGAGATCCTCTCCCGCAGCGAGACGGGGCTGGGGGGGACCAAGGAAGTGATCGCCATGATCGAGGGGCGCGGGGCGTACAGCCGCCTGAAGTACGAAAGCGGCGTACACCGGGTCCAGCGCGTGCCGGCGACGGAGGCGGGGGGACGGATCCACACCTCCACGGTGACCGTGGCGGTGATGCCCGAGGCGGAGGAGGTGGACGTCCAGATCCAGCCGGACGACCTCCGGATCGACGTGTTCCGCTCCTCCGGGCCGGGTGGCCAGAGCGTCAACACCACCGACTCCGCGGTGCGCATCACGCACGTTCCCACGGGGCTCGTCGTCCAGTGCCAGGACGAGAAGTCCCAGCTGAAGAACAAGTCGAAGGCCTTGAAGATCCTCCGCTCGCGCCTCTACGACGCCGAGATGGCGAAGCGCCAGTCCGAGCGGGCCGACCTGCGCCGCTCCCAGGTGGGGACAGGGGACCGCAGCGAGCGGATCCGCACCTACAATTTCCCCCAGAGCCGTGTGACCGACCACCGGATCGGGCTGACGGTGCACCAGCTCTCCTCGGTGCTCGACGGCGGGTTCGAACCCATCATCGACGCCCTGACGTCCCACGCCCAGGTCGAGGCGCTCCGCAAGACCGGCTGA
- the prmC gene encoding peptide chain release factor N(5)-glutamine methyltransferase, producing the protein MLLSELIAICRRGMAGVRDAAPGEAEILVSAVTGIPRSRLFLSMGDDVGHASARLLPLIARRRAGEPLQYVLGAWDFFGREFLLSPDILIPRPETEGLAELAVAALRRSATERPLALDVGTGSGAVAVTLAAEVPGARVVATDISVGALRMARRNADRHGVAARVHPVCCDLLSALKCGGRFAVVVSNPPYVAEGEWPLLPLEVRDHEPPGALLAGLDGLSVLRPLVAHASAFLSPGGELWCEIGASQGEAASSLPCGPLRPLGVFPDLAGRDRYVGWIMPVRER; encoded by the coding sequence ATGCTGCTCTCGGAACTCATCGCGATCTGCCGTCGCGGGATGGCGGGCGTGCGGGACGCCGCCCCCGGCGAAGCGGAGATCCTGGTCTCCGCGGTCACCGGGATCCCGCGGAGCCGGCTTTTCCTTTCGATGGGAGACGACGTCGGCCATGCGTCGGCGCGGCTGCTCCCGCTGATCGCACGCCGACGGGCGGGCGAGCCGCTGCAGTACGTCCTCGGCGCGTGGGATTTCTTCGGAAGGGAATTCCTGCTCTCACCCGACATACTCATCCCGCGTCCCGAGACGGAGGGGTTGGCGGAACTGGCGGTGGCGGCCCTTCGCCGCTCTGCCACGGAACGGCCCCTCGCGCTCGACGTGGGGACCGGGAGCGGGGCGGTCGCGGTCACCCTTGCCGCGGAGGTTCCCGGTGCCCGCGTCGTGGCCACGGACATCTCGGTCGGCGCCCTGCGGATGGCGCGCCGGAACGCGGACCGCCACGGCGTGGCGGCCCGCGTCCATCCCGTCTGCTGCGACCTGCTTTCCGCCTTGAAATGCGGGGGCCGTTTTGCTGTAGTGGTCTCGAACCCTCCGTACGTCGCCGAGGGGGAGTGGCCCCTCCTGCCGCTCGAGGTGCGCGACCACGAGCCGCCGGGGGCGCTTCTTGCCGGCTTGGACGGCCTGTCGGTCCTGCGGCCCCTGGTCGCGCACGCCTCCGCGTTTCTGTCGCCCGGCGGGGAGCTGTGGTGCGAGATCGGCGCTTCGCAGGGAGAGGCGGCGTCCTCGCTGCCGTGCGGTCCCCTGCGCCCGCTGGGGGTCTTTCCGGACCTCGCGGGACGGGACCGGTACGTCGGTTGGATAATGCCCGTACGGGAGCGCTGA
- the murA gene encoding UDP-N-acetylglucosamine 1-carboxyvinyltransferase, whose amino-acid sequence MEIFVIKGGRRLSGTCRVSGAKNAVLPAMAASLLAEGPVEIVGTPRLRDIATFAKLLGILGAEVTHDGGADGREELRITPGETRNAEAPYELVKTMRASVLVLGPLLARHGRARISLPGGCAIGARPIDQHLRGLELMGARTSLSEGYIEASADRLSGAVITFDMKTVTGTENLMMAASLAEGTTVLSNAAQEPEVCDLARLLRAMGADIEGEGTDEIVVRGVRSLHGARHEVMADRIEAATLLLAGAITGGDVTALGADASSMNAVVEKLRRSGAEVDPVPGGVRVRRKGPIRSVNVKTSPYPGFPTDVQAQFMAYMCLGDGFSILSETIFENRFMHVAELRRMGARIDISGNTAAVKGVPALSGAPLMATDLRASASLVLAGLAASGTTEVLRIYHLDRGYEALEHRLSSLGADIARVKE is encoded by the coding sequence CTGGAAATCTTCGTCATCAAGGGGGGCAGGCGGCTTTCCGGGACCTGCCGTGTCTCCGGCGCGAAGAACGCGGTGCTGCCGGCGATGGCGGCGTCGCTCCTCGCCGAGGGGCCGGTGGAGATCGTCGGAACGCCGCGGCTGCGGGACATCGCCACGTTCGCGAAGCTTCTCGGAATTCTCGGCGCGGAGGTCACGCACGACGGCGGCGCGGACGGACGCGAGGAGTTGAGGATCACGCCCGGGGAGACAAGGAACGCCGAGGCGCCCTACGAGCTTGTGAAGACGATGCGCGCCTCGGTCCTGGTCCTCGGGCCGCTGCTCGCCCGGCATGGACGGGCACGGATCTCCCTTCCCGGCGGATGCGCGATCGGCGCCCGTCCGATCGACCAGCACCTGCGGGGGCTGGAGCTCATGGGGGCGAGGACCTCCCTCTCCGAGGGGTACATCGAGGCGTCGGCGGATCGCCTTTCGGGCGCGGTCATCACCTTCGACATGAAGACCGTCACGGGGACGGAGAACCTGATGATGGCCGCCTCCCTCGCCGAGGGGACGACCGTCCTCTCGAACGCGGCGCAGGAGCCCGAGGTGTGCGACCTCGCGCGGCTGCTGCGCGCCATGGGGGCGGACATCGAGGGGGAAGGCACCGACGAGATCGTCGTCCGGGGGGTCCGCTCCCTCCACGGGGCGCGACACGAGGTGATGGCGGACCGGATCGAGGCGGCGACGCTGCTTCTTGCCGGCGCGATCACGGGCGGGGACGTGACGGCGCTGGGCGCGGACGCCTCGTCGATGAACGCCGTCGTCGAAAAGCTCCGGAGGTCCGGGGCCGAGGTGGACCCGGTCCCCGGAGGGGTGCGGGTCCGCAGGAAGGGGCCGATCCGCTCCGTGAACGTCAAGACCTCTCCGTACCCCGGGTTTCCCACGGACGTCCAGGCGCAGTTCATGGCTTACATGTGCCTGGGCGACGGGTTCAGCATCCTCTCCGAAACGATCTTCGAGAACCGGTTCATGCACGTGGCCGAACTGCGGCGGATGGGCGCGAGGATCGACATTTCGGGGAACACCGCCGCGGTGAAGGGGGTCCCGGCGCTTTCGGGGGCGCCGCTGATGGCGACCGACCTGCGGGCCTCGGCTTCGCTGGTGCTGGCGGGACTGGCCGCATCGGGGACGACCGAGGTGCTCCGGATCTACCATCTGGACCGCGGGTACGAGGCGCTGGAACACAGGCTCTCCTCCCTGGGCGCCGACATCGCCCGGGTGAAGGAATAG
- the hisD gene encoding histidinol dehydrogenase, with protein MRWHRSGTAGFREGLGRAEARGSTGAEKVSAIVGEILRRVREGGDAALAEYTRRFDRFDPGRKGFAVPPREIDAAWRRVPAALRRSLELAAERIEAFHRRQVEGGFGISLSGATLGQRVLPVSRAGVYVPGGKAAYPSTLLMNALPARVAGVPEIVAACSAPGGKVPDVVLAAARIAGVSVVYRIGGAQAIAALAYGTASVPRVDVISGPGNAYVTEAKRRVFGSVGIDMLAGPSELVVLADRTANPAWVAADLLSQAEHDEDAFVALVTNSRDLATEVEHELVRQARSLPRREILRESLSRAEGFLTRSLRETVEVVNRLAPEHLSIVTRDPWKDFSGIRNAGTVFLGPFSPVAVGDYVAGINHTLPTGGASRFSSPLGVADFLKKINVVSYDISALRSDAPHVVRLARKEGLAAHAEAVLLRTRGRGKR; from the coding sequence ATGCGGTGGCACCGGTCGGGAACGGCGGGATTCCGGGAGGGGCTCGGGAGGGCGGAGGCCCGTGGTTCCACCGGCGCGGAAAAGGTGTCCGCGATCGTCGGGGAAATTCTCCGGAGGGTTCGGGAAGGCGGCGACGCCGCGCTGGCGGAGTACACGCGGCGGTTCGACCGGTTCGACCCCGGCAGGAAGGGGTTCGCCGTTCCGCCGCGGGAGATCGACGCGGCGTGGCGGCGCGTTCCGGCGGCGCTGCGGCGGTCCCTCGAGCTGGCGGCGGAGCGGATCGAGGCGTTTCACCGGCGGCAGGTCGAGGGCGGGTTCGGGATCTCCCTCTCCGGGGCGACCCTCGGTCAGCGGGTCCTGCCGGTCTCCCGCGCCGGGGTGTATGTGCCCGGCGGGAAAGCGGCATATCCGTCGACCCTGCTGATGAATGCCCTCCCCGCCCGCGTGGCGGGGGTCCCGGAGATCGTCGCGGCGTGCTCCGCACCGGGCGGCAAGGTTCCGGATGTCGTACTGGCGGCCGCGCGGATCGCCGGCGTTTCCGTGGTGTACCGCATCGGCGGCGCGCAGGCGATCGCCGCGCTCGCCTACGGGACGGCGTCCGTCCCGCGCGTCGACGTGATCTCGGGTCCCGGCAACGCCTACGTCACCGAAGCCAAGCGCCGGGTCTTCGGCTCCGTAGGGATCGACATGCTCGCGGGGCCGAGCGAGCTGGTGGTGCTCGCGGACCGTACCGCGAATCCCGCCTGGGTCGCGGCGGACCTTCTTTCCCAGGCGGAGCACGACGAGGATGCCTTCGTGGCGCTGGTGACGAATTCGCGCGATCTTGCCACGGAGGTGGAGCACGAGCTCGTGCGGCAGGCGCGCTCCCTTCCGCGGCGCGAAATCCTGCGGGAGTCCCTTTCCCGCGCCGAGGGTTTTCTGACGCGTTCCCTCCGGGAGACGGTGGAGGTCGTCAACCGGCTTGCGCCGGAGCACCTGAGCATCGTGACCCGGGACCCGTGGAAGGACTTTTCCGGGATTCGCAACGCGGGCACCGTGTTTCTGGGCCCCTTCAGCCCGGTGGCCGTGGGCGACTATGTCGCCGGGATCAATCATACCCTCCCGACCGGCGGGGCGTCCCGATTTTCATCGCCCCTCGGAGTTGCCGATTTCCTCAAGAAAATTAACGTGGTATCATATGACATTTCAGCGCTCCGGTCCGATGCGCCGCACGTGGTGCGGCTGGCCCGGAAGGAGGGACTTGCCGCGCACGCGGAGGCGGTCCTGCTGCGCACCCGTGGAAGGGGGAAGCGGTGA
- the hisB gene encoding imidazoleglycerol-phosphate dehydratase HisB produces the protein MHREGQVERTTKETRIKLSLRLSGDGSGKIGTGVPFLDHMLTLFSRHGLFDLTITAKGDVEVDFHHVVEDVGICLGEAFRRALGDMKGIRRYGHAVVPMIEALASVTADVSARPHLVYNSPLGNEKVGTFDVELVEEFLRAFAQSSGICLHVNVAYGSNAHHTVEAVFKALGRALSTAVEIDPRVKGVPSTKGILG, from the coding sequence ATGCACCGGGAAGGCCAGGTCGAGCGGACGACGAAAGAGACCCGGATCAAGCTCTCCCTGCGGCTCTCGGGAGACGGGTCGGGAAAGATCGGCACGGGGGTTCCTTTTCTCGACCACATGCTTACGCTCTTCTCGCGACACGGGCTGTTCGACCTGACGATCACGGCGAAGGGGGACGTCGAGGTCGACTTCCACCACGTAGTCGAGGACGTGGGGATCTGCCTCGGCGAAGCGTTCCGCCGCGCCCTCGGGGACATGAAGGGGATCCGCCGGTACGGTCACGCGGTCGTGCCGATGATCGAGGCGCTGGCGTCGGTGACGGCGGACGTCTCCGCGCGGCCGCACCTGGTCTACAACTCACCCCTCGGGAACGAGAAGGTCGGGACGTTCGACGTCGAGCTGGTGGAAGAGTTCCTGCGGGCGTTCGCCCAGTCGTCGGGCATCTGCCTGCACGTGAACGTGGCGTACGGCTCCAACGCGCACCACACCGTCGAAGCGGTGTTCAAGGCTCTGGGACGCGCCTTGTCGACGGCGGTGGAGATCGATCCGCGCGTCAAGGGCGTACCCTCAACGAAGGGCATTCTCGGTTGA
- the hisH gene encoding imidazole glycerol phosphate synthase subunit HisH, protein MTRGSAIGVVDYGMGNLRSVSKALESLGFPTLVSGDPMELSTCRGIVFPGVGAFRDCMGNVARQGLLPFLGEYLASDRPFLGICVGMQLLFSGSEEFGRHEGIGFFRGNVVRFPADMPARDGGALKVPHMGWNEVEVVGDPPILRGIPSGTYFYFVHSYYVAPEDPGDVACRSTYGVPFAAAVGRGNRFAVQFHPEKSQAAGLRLLGNFGRLCAEAA, encoded by the coding sequence ATGACGCGGGGATCCGCCATCGGTGTAGTGGACTACGGGATGGGGAACCTGCGCAGCGTGAGCAAGGCCCTCGAGTCCCTCGGCTTCCCGACCCTGGTCAGCGGCGATCCGATGGAACTTTCCACCTGCCGGGGGATCGTATTTCCCGGGGTGGGGGCGTTCCGGGACTGCATGGGGAACGTCGCACGCCAGGGATTGCTGCCGTTCCTGGGGGAATACCTCGCTTCCGACCGGCCGTTCCTCGGCATCTGCGTTGGGATGCAGCTGCTCTTCTCCGGGAGCGAGGAGTTCGGCCGCCACGAGGGGATCGGCTTCTTCCGCGGGAACGTGGTCCGGTTTCCCGCCGACATGCCGGCCCGGGACGGGGGTGCCCTCAAGGTGCCGCACATGGGGTGGAACGAGGTGGAAGTGGTCGGCGATCCCCCGATCCTCCGCGGTATCCCCTCGGGGACGTACTTCTACTTCGTGCACTCGTACTACGTCGCGCCGGAAGATCCCGGGGACGTGGCGTGCCGTTCGACGTACGGGGTGCCGTTCGCCGCCGCGGTGGGCCGGGGGAACCGCTTTGCCGTCCAGTTCCACCCCGAGAAAAGCCAGGCCGCGGGTCTGCGGCTCCTCGGGAACTTCGGCCGCCTCTGCGCGGAAGCGGCGTAA
- the hisA gene encoding 1-(5-phosphoribosyl)-5-[(5-phosphoribosylamino)methylideneamino]imidazole-4-carboxamide isomerase, whose product MIPAIDIQGGKAVRLRQGRAEDSTVFSDSPMDVARRFVSEGASSLHVVDLDGAFLGRPVNAEIICRIASGAGVPVQVGGGVRNYDSASRYFAAGVSRVILGTSIVRSPEEVTRITRAYPGMVAAGIDARDGRVAIRGWVEVTGVVAVELARRIEQGGVSCFIYTDIARDGMMVGPNFDAIRDFANGVSTPVIASGGVSTLDDLRRLKAMEGEGVAGAIIGRALYDGSIDLAEALKTERE is encoded by the coding sequence GTGATACCGGCGATCGACATCCAGGGGGGGAAGGCGGTCCGGCTTCGCCAGGGCCGCGCCGAGGACTCCACGGTTTTTTCGGACTCCCCGATGGACGTGGCCCGCAGGTTCGTCTCCGAGGGGGCGTCCAGCCTCCACGTGGTGGACCTGGACGGGGCGTTTCTCGGCAGGCCCGTGAACGCGGAGATCATCTGCCGCATCGCCTCGGGGGCGGGCGTGCCGGTCCAGGTGGGAGGCGGCGTACGGAATTACGATTCGGCGTCACGGTACTTCGCCGCGGGCGTCTCCCGCGTGATCCTGGGGACCTCGATCGTGCGCAGCCCCGAGGAGGTTACCCGGATCACCCGCGCCTACCCCGGGATGGTGGCCGCCGGGATCGACGCCCGCGACGGTCGCGTGGCGATCCGCGGATGGGTCGAGGTGACGGGCGTCGTCGCGGTGGAGCTCGCGCGCCGGATCGAGCAGGGAGGGGTATCCTGCTTCATCTACACCGACATCGCGCGCGACGGCATGATGGTGGGCCCGAACTTCGACGCCATCCGCGATTTCGCGAACGGCGTATCCACCCCGGTGATCGCCTCCGGCGGCGTGTCGACCCTCGACGACCTGCGCAGGCTCAAGGCGATGGAGGGGGAAGGGGTGGCGGGCGCGATCATCGGCCGCGCCCTGTATGACGGCTCGATCGATCTGGCCGAGGCGTTGAAGACGGAACGGGAATAG
- the hisF gene encoding imidazole glycerol phosphate synthase subunit HisF codes for MLAKRIIPCLDVKDGRVVKGVRFVDLRDAGDPVEIARRYDREEADELVFLDITASHENRDILIDVVRKTAEQVFMPLTVGGGIRTIEDIRSLLLAGADKVSINTAAVADPDFVRRAAERFGSQCTVVAIDARAVPGRPGEWEVYTHGGRTPTGIDAVAWARRMDEYGSGEVLLTSMDRDGTRDGYDIPLTRAIVDAVRIPVIASGGVGTLAHLLEGVTAGGADAVLAASIFHYGEHTVGEAKEYLRRHGVPVRPAMTGGSGGVAAGGGAK; via the coding sequence ATGCTGGCCAAGCGGATCATCCCGTGCCTGGACGTGAAGGACGGACGTGTCGTCAAGGGGGTCCGGTTCGTGGACCTGCGGGACGCCGGAGACCCGGTGGAGATCGCGAGGCGTTACGACCGCGAAGAGGCGGACGAGCTCGTATTTCTCGATATCACGGCGTCCCACGAGAACCGGGACATCCTCATCGACGTTGTGCGGAAGACGGCGGAGCAGGTCTTCATGCCGCTCACCGTGGGCGGCGGGATCCGCACGATCGAGGACATCCGGAGCCTGCTGCTCGCGGGGGCCGACAAGGTGTCGATCAACACGGCCGCCGTCGCCGATCCCGACTTCGTCCGCCGTGCGGCCGAGCGGTTCGGAAGCCAGTGCACGGTGGTGGCGATCGACGCCCGCGCGGTGCCGGGACGGCCCGGGGAGTGGGAAGTGTACACCCACGGCGGGCGCACGCCCACGGGCATCGACGCGGTGGCGTGGGCCCGGAGGATGGACGAGTACGGCTCGGGCGAGGTGCTGCTGACCAGCATGGACCGCGACGGCACCCGGGACGGCTACGACATCCCGTTGACGCGCGCCATTGTCGACGCGGTCCGCATCCCCGTGATCGCCTCGGGCGGGGTGGGGACCCTTGCGCACCTGCTGGAAGGGGTGACGGCGGGGGGGGCGGACGCGGTGCTCGCGGCCTCGATCTTCCACTACGGGGAGCACACCGTGGGGGAGGCGAAGGAGTATCTCCGGCGCCACGGCGTGCCGGTGCGGCCGGCGATGACGGGAGGGTCCGGCGGAGTCGCCGCAGGAGGGGGGGCGAAGTGA
- the hisI gene encoding phosphoribosyl-AMP cyclohydrolase, with the protein MTADELIGQVRFDDRGLVPVVTQDVSDNAVLMVAWANAEAIRNTFSGGHATYWSRSRNSLWVKGETSGHFQDVEEILYDCDVDTLLYRVRQAGAACHTGERTCFYRSAYRRGGKSNE; encoded by the coding sequence ATGACGGCGGACGAACTGATCGGGCAGGTGAGGTTCGACGACCGGGGGCTGGTCCCGGTCGTCACGCAGGACGTGAGCGACAACGCGGTTCTCATGGTGGCGTGGGCGAACGCCGAGGCGATCCGGAACACCTTCTCCGGCGGGCACGCAACCTACTGGAGCCGTTCCAGGAACTCCCTCTGGGTGAAGGGCGAAACGTCGGGCCACTTCCAGGACGTGGAGGAGATCCTCTACGACTGCGACGTCGACACGCTCCTGTACCGCGTCCGGCAGGCGGGCGCCGCGTGCCACACGGGGGAACGGACATGCTTTTACCGCAGTGCATACCGCCGAGGGGGAAAATCGAATGAGTGA
- a CDS encoding histidine triad nucleotide-binding protein translates to MSDECIFCKIARKEVPTQPVYEDHDLLAFDDIRPVAPVHVLIVPKEHMVNLNDAGKNDVPVLGKALRLAAKIADERGVAESGYRVVVNNGEQGGQIVPHLHFHLVGGRPLAPGLG, encoded by the coding sequence ATGAGTGACGAGTGCATTTTCTGCAAGATTGCCCGGAAAGAGGTTCCGACGCAGCCCGTGTACGAGGACCACGACCTGCTCGCGTTCGACGACATCCGCCCGGTGGCGCCTGTCCACGTGCTCATCGTCCCGAAGGAGCACATGGTCAACCTGAACGACGCGGGCAAGAACGACGTTCCCGTGCTCGGGAAGGCGCTGCGCCTGGCGGCGAAGATCGCCGACGAAAGGGGGGTCGCCGAGTCGGGATACCGGGTCGTGGTGAACAACGGGGAACAGGGAGGGCAGATCGTCCCCCACCTGCACTTCCACCTCGTCGGCGGGAGGCCCCTCGCTCCCGGGCTGGGATGA
- the rpsU gene encoding 30S ribosomal protein S21 → MPGVRVKEEEPFESVLKRFKKQCEKAGILSEIRKREHYEKPSVKKKKKMLAARKRALKKLKKMTR, encoded by the coding sequence ATGCCGGGCGTCCGCGTGAAGGAAGAGGAGCCCTTCGAGAGCGTACTGAAGCGATTCAAGAAGCAGTGCGAGAAGGCCGGGATCCTTTCGGAAATCCGCAAGCGGGAGCATTACGAAAAGCCCAGCGTCAAGAAGAAGAAGAAGATGCTGGCGGCCAGGAAACGCGCGTTGAAGAAATTGAAGAAGATGACCAGGTAA